The proteins below are encoded in one region of Bacteroides uniformis:
- a CDS encoding FtsL-like putative cell division protein, with protein MEKKQEEKNTEKVKKRTSLKNIIGGDILATDFFRRQAGLLFLIMVLIIIYINNRYECQLQLIEIDNLKKELIDIKYDALTRSSELMERSRQSRIEEYIATKESDLQTSTNPPYLLK; from the coding sequence ATGGAAAAGAAGCAAGAAGAAAAGAATACGGAAAAGGTGAAAAAACGCACCTCACTGAAGAACATCATCGGAGGCGACATTCTGGCCACAGACTTCTTCCGCCGCCAAGCCGGATTGTTGTTCCTTATCATGGTGCTTATCATTATTTACATCAACAACCGTTACGAATGCCAACTGCAACTGATAGAGATAGACAATCTTAAAAAAGAGCTGATAGACATCAAGTACGATGCCCTGACACGCAGTTCGGAATTGATGGAGCGGAGCCGCCAATCACGCATCGAGGAATACATCGCCACCAAAGAAAGCGATTTGCAGACTTCCACTAATCCACCGTACTTACTAAAATAA